A single region of the Gracilibacillus caseinilyticus genome encodes:
- a CDS encoding cache domain-containing sensor histidine kinase, giving the protein MKRFLKVIQANNLFIKIFLVMVISILAVSLSITYSSIQMSSNLFMDTFSITNSKIMNQITERIDNFTESTVSASLEVETNGVMKQALLESHPTTVDVSNFYYEMKYEMDRIYAEVDPNDANMIIMSNNRQIFNMNYIKWPVNGNKLANSDLIKRVQESSNDIVYQFENSEVTNGVPMIVASKALRLQSDYIYGYLFFSLTERDLREFYESYTSAGNNVMLITPGGKIISSNLKERIGDTSEKLLNYAKSFEDENLEYRQVNVFEHEYTILSQYLPSLDVYLVNLIDQKVVADNVIDTSDIILISVAIVGIAVLVAFLILRRMTVSISQLVNQISDMGRYQFNKPLKVTGGYETQKIAEAFNYMLNELQDYVQLLMNTQEKQRKAELEALQHQINPHFIYNTLASIKFMIKQEKQETAENTMDSFIALIQNSLSNVDETVSVEQELENLKNYVQINQARYGDRIKVNYLISPDCLDLYLPKLVLQPFIENAFFHAFTKKKNGFIQILIARRDNQLVCEIVDNGDGMVSDQIDNKTVKTKRKRQLFSGIGVKNVHERIQLLYGKEYGVEIESELAKGTKVIIVLPVHEHPE; this is encoded by the coding sequence ATGAAAAGATTTCTAAAAGTCATTCAGGCAAATAATTTGTTTATCAAAATCTTTCTCGTCATGGTAATCAGCATTCTAGCTGTCTCCTTATCGATCACGTACAGCAGTATCCAGATGTCGAGTAACTTATTTATGGATACGTTCAGTATTACCAATTCAAAAATCATGAATCAGATTACCGAAAGAATTGACAATTTCACGGAATCTACTGTCTCTGCCTCATTGGAAGTAGAAACAAATGGTGTGATGAAACAGGCATTGTTAGAAAGTCACCCTACCACCGTCGATGTGTCTAATTTTTATTATGAAATGAAATATGAAATGGACAGAATCTATGCGGAGGTAGACCCTAATGATGCCAACATGATCATTATGAGTAATAATCGTCAAATCTTTAATATGAATTATATTAAATGGCCGGTAAATGGAAACAAGCTGGCTAACTCTGATTTAATTAAGCGCGTCCAGGAAAGCTCGAATGATATTGTCTACCAGTTTGAGAACTCTGAAGTCACGAATGGTGTCCCTATGATCGTTGCCTCAAAAGCATTACGTTTACAATCGGACTATATTTATGGTTATTTGTTTTTTTCATTAACAGAGCGTGATCTGAGGGAGTTCTACGAAAGTTATACGAGTGCCGGCAACAATGTTATGTTAATTACTCCCGGTGGAAAAATTATTTCTAGTAATTTAAAAGAACGTATTGGTGACACGTCAGAGAAATTGCTAAACTATGCAAAAAGCTTTGAAGATGAGAATTTGGAATATCGCCAAGTGAACGTGTTCGAACATGAATATACGATTCTTTCACAATATCTTCCAAGTCTTGATGTTTATCTGGTGAACTTGATTGATCAGAAAGTGGTGGCTGATAATGTGATTGATACCAGCGATATTATCTTAATTAGTGTGGCTATCGTTGGCATTGCCGTACTGGTCGCGTTCTTGATTTTGCGAAGAATGACTGTCTCGATCAGTCAATTGGTGAATCAAATTTCAGACATGGGAAGGTACCAGTTCAATAAACCGTTAAAAGTAACAGGTGGCTATGAAACTCAAAAGATAGCCGAAGCATTTAATTATATGTTAAATGAATTACAGGATTATGTGCAATTACTTATGAATACTCAGGAAAAACAGAGAAAAGCTGAATTAGAAGCATTACAGCATCAAATCAATCCACATTTCATTTATAACACGTTAGCATCGATCAAATTTATGATCAAACAAGAAAAACAAGAAACAGCTGAGAATACGATGGATTCGTTTATTGCACTTATTCAAAATTCATTAAGTAATGTTGACGAAACAGTAAGTGTCGAACAAGAACTGGAAAATTTAAAGAACTATGTACAAATTAATCAAGCCCGTTATGGCGATCGGATTAAAGTTAATTATTTAATTTCTCCAGATTGCCTGGATCTGTACTTGCCTAAGCTTGTATTACAACCATTTATAGAAAATGCATTCTTCCATGCATTTACCAAAAAGAAAAACGGCTTTATTCAAATATTGATTGCACGTCGTGATAATCAGTTAGTATGTGAGATTGTCGATAATGGAGATGGAATGGTCTCCGATCAGATCGATAACAAAACGGTAAAAACGAAGCGAAAACGACAATTGTTCAGCGGGATTGGTGTAAAGAATGTACACGAGCGTATTCAATTACTGTATGGGAAAGAATATGGTGTCGAAATTGAAAGCGAGCTTGCCAAAGGGACGAAAGTGATTATTGTTCTTCCTGTTCACGAGCACCCGGAATAA
- a CDS encoding response regulator transcription factor — translation MKEFYKVLIVDDEMLIRQGIINYIEWEQEGYKIIGEASNGEEALELLETYQPQIMITDIVMPGMDGIELVKKVKENYPDTEIIVLSSFEDFDYVRQTFQNGVADYILKPKLNTTELIKTLNRVTVRQQKSPTIQTSNSSVHCILKKMIEGYHSHRDMNTIQEQFPYDTFVLVEALWSKKHPPSLSKQQMTTLFKKELKDVIHIDIPVQDEGILFVTNFVTDDLQHVRTAVENCHKAAASSSVKWIIGQPFDSIDQLKEIYETNQKKLQQYHFYLADRKLLAYDQLPAQDDTQPDFDLNHLIYLIKRKQFQEAFIYLNEHIGILSHQYDRDAFEFKSWLENIIFNIIVLLGNMNYSIKELEAEKYSYFSDINDAFHIREAIAVFDAFIAKVENLVLPSNIETTSNIQLLLDYIDDHYEQHLTLKTLADHFHFNPSYLSSYFSKHHQEGFSEYLNHVRIKNAMKLLQTTDLSISAISEEVGYSDPSYFTKVFKKVASVSPSTFRRDNKTMN, via the coding sequence ATGAAAGAATTTTATAAAGTTTTAATCGTAGATGATGAAATGCTGATCCGACAAGGCATTATTAACTATATAGAATGGGAACAGGAAGGCTACAAAATAATTGGCGAGGCATCGAATGGTGAAGAAGCTTTAGAACTACTTGAAACCTATCAGCCGCAGATTATGATCACAGATATTGTCATGCCAGGTATGGACGGAATTGAATTAGTGAAAAAAGTCAAAGAAAACTATCCCGATACAGAAATCATTGTCTTAAGCAGTTTTGAAGATTTTGATTATGTACGGCAAACCTTCCAGAACGGCGTTGCGGATTATATATTAAAGCCGAAATTAAACACGACAGAATTAATTAAAACTCTCAATCGTGTCACGGTGAGACAACAGAAGTCACCGACCATCCAAACGAGCAATTCATCTGTTCACTGCATATTAAAAAAAATGATTGAAGGCTATCATTCACATCGGGATATGAACACTATCCAAGAACAATTTCCATACGATACCTTTGTATTGGTGGAAGCGCTTTGGAGTAAAAAACATCCACCAAGCCTGTCAAAGCAACAGATGACTACTCTCTTTAAAAAAGAGCTAAAAGATGTCATCCATATAGATATTCCTGTACAAGACGAAGGTATTCTTTTTGTTACGAATTTTGTTACGGATGACTTACAGCATGTTAGAACGGCCGTTGAGAATTGTCATAAGGCAGCTGCTTCATCATCTGTAAAGTGGATTATTGGACAACCTTTTGACTCTATTGATCAATTAAAAGAAATATATGAAACAAATCAGAAGAAGCTGCAGCAATATCATTTTTATTTAGCAGACCGAAAATTGCTTGCCTATGATCAGTTACCTGCACAGGATGATACACAACCAGATTTTGACTTGAATCATCTGATTTACCTTATCAAACGCAAACAGTTCCAGGAAGCTTTTATCTACTTAAATGAGCATATTGGGATTCTCTCTCATCAGTATGATCGAGATGCCTTTGAATTCAAATCCTGGTTAGAGAATATTATCTTTAATATCATCGTGCTGCTTGGTAACATGAATTATTCCATAAAAGAATTGGAAGCAGAAAAATACAGCTACTTCTCCGACATTAATGATGCTTTTCATATTCGTGAAGCGATCGCCGTATTTGACGCATTTATTGCCAAAGTAGAAAACTTAGTGTTACCTTCTAATATCGAAACAACATCTAATATTCAACTGCTGCTTGATTACATCGATGATCATTATGAACAACATTTAACTTTAAAGACATTGGCTGATCATTTTCATTTTAATCCTTCTTATTTATCCAGTTACTTCAGTAAACATCATCAGGAAGGATTTAGCGAATACTTAAATCATGTACGCATCAAGAATGCAATGAAGTTATTGCAAACTACCGATCTGTCCATATCTGCTATCAGTGAAGAAGTAGGCTATTCAGATCCTAGTTACTTTACCAAAGTATTTAAAAAAGTAGCATCCGTATCTCCAAGCACATTTCGGCGGGATAATAAGACAATGAATTGA
- a CDS encoding aldo/keto reductase, protein MKYRQFGKTDMKISELSFGTWAIGGAWGQTNDTEALNGLARAMDAGVNFFDTADVYGDGHSEELLAKATKGKEDQIHIATKFCRAGDIHDPANYSEAAVTNYVENSLRRLEREQLDLIQIHCPPIEIIRDGAVFDVLDSLKKQGKIRHYGVSVETVEEGLLAMENPNVDALQVIFNIFRQKPVTELFPVAKQKNVGILARVPLASGLLTGKFSSGHQFEEDDHRKFNQNGEAFNVGETFAGLPFDKGVELSNQLDWIKDGRGNMTRAALKWILSHDAVSSVIPGFKTVKQVEDSLATMEVPDFTETELKRLQNFYKNDVHDHIRGPY, encoded by the coding sequence ATGAAATATCGTCAATTTGGAAAAACAGATATGAAAATCAGTGAATTGAGTTTTGGTACTTGGGCGATAGGAGGTGCTTGGGGACAAACGAATGATACAGAAGCCCTCAATGGGTTAGCGCGAGCGATGGATGCAGGCGTTAATTTCTTTGATACGGCAGATGTTTATGGAGATGGACACAGTGAGGAACTGTTGGCAAAAGCAACGAAAGGTAAAGAGGATCAAATTCACATTGCTACGAAATTTTGTCGTGCTGGAGATATTCATGATCCGGCCAATTATTCCGAAGCCGCCGTCACAAATTATGTAGAGAATAGTCTAAGAAGGTTGGAACGTGAACAACTGGATCTTATTCAAATCCATTGTCCACCAATCGAGATAATTCGAGATGGTGCCGTATTTGACGTATTGGATTCATTGAAGAAGCAGGGGAAAATACGCCATTACGGTGTCAGTGTGGAGACGGTGGAGGAAGGATTATTAGCAATGGAAAACCCTAACGTCGATGCGCTGCAGGTCATTTTCAACATCTTCCGGCAAAAGCCTGTTACGGAACTGTTCCCGGTAGCCAAGCAAAAGAATGTCGGAATTTTAGCAAGGGTTCCATTGGCAAGCGGACTTTTAACAGGTAAATTCTCGTCTGGTCATCAATTTGAAGAAGACGACCATCGAAAATTTAATCAAAATGGAGAAGCCTTTAATGTCGGTGAAACTTTTGCCGGACTACCATTTGATAAAGGAGTGGAATTGAGTAATCAGCTGGATTGGATCAAAGATGGCCGAGGTAATATGACAAGAGCTGCACTGAAGTGGATCTTAAGTCATGACGCTGTTTCCTCAGTTATTCCAGGATTTAAAACGGTCAAGCAAGTCGAGGATAGTCTGGCGACGATGGAAGTGCCTGATTTCACAGAAACTGAGCTTAAAAGATTACAAAACTTTTATAAAAATGACGTGCATGATCATATTAGAGGTCCCTATTAA
- a CDS encoding FMN-binding glutamate synthase family protein, translating to MAEMASVILLSMVVVILIIPGLLMLYAFLTDRNQKRHAVLKNYPLIGRVRYFLESIGPELRQYLFTEDNTGKPFSRKDYQDVVLPAKYKRRLEGFGSKRDFDQQGYYIRNTLFPKLKEELSIQHSPLIDTKIYHVDKENLFSRKEHRQSKQVSPYLLKEEHEVVIGPNVKHPFRLRGLIGMSGMSYGALGDRAISALSIGLGRAGGTWMNTGEGGLSAYHFKGNVDIIMQIGPGLYGVRTSDGKMSWEQLKQKAAITQIKAFEIKLAQGAKTRGGHLEAEKVTEEIARNRGIEPFKANDSPNRFHQFDNVYGLLDFVEEVRSVSEKPVGIKIVVGQEEEIHQLAEVMKTSGKIPDFISVDGGEGGTGATFQELTDSVGLPIKSAIPILHQALIKAGVRDQVKIIASGKLFTPDRMALALALGADLVQAARAFMITTGCIMAQVCHTNHCPVGVATTDPKLQRGLDIEEKSYRVTNYVLSIREGLYNIASAAGVESPSQLNERHIAFKDLYHVVHKNHLMTHK from the coding sequence ATGGCGGAGATGGCATCGGTGATTTTGTTAAGTATGGTTGTGGTTATTCTAATCATTCCAGGCTTGTTAATGCTATATGCCTTTTTAACTGACCGAAATCAGAAAAGGCATGCTGTACTTAAGAATTACCCGTTGATTGGCAGGGTTCGTTATTTCTTGGAAAGTATCGGTCCTGAATTGAGACAGTATTTATTCACAGAGGATAATACCGGAAAACCTTTCTCGAGAAAAGATTATCAAGATGTTGTCTTGCCGGCAAAGTATAAGAGACGACTAGAGGGATTTGGCTCCAAACGGGATTTTGACCAACAAGGGTATTATATAAGAAATACGCTGTTTCCGAAGTTAAAAGAAGAGCTGTCAATCCAGCATTCACCACTTATCGATACAAAAATTTATCACGTTGACAAAGAAAACCTTTTTTCGCGCAAAGAACATCGTCAATCGAAGCAAGTATCCCCTTATTTATTAAAGGAAGAACATGAGGTCGTCATTGGTCCTAACGTCAAACACCCTTTTCGTTTGCGAGGACTGATTGGCATGTCTGGGATGAGTTACGGTGCACTCGGGGATCGGGCTATCAGTGCTTTATCCATTGGCTTAGGTCGTGCAGGTGGTACGTGGATGAATACAGGAGAAGGCGGCTTGTCTGCCTATCATTTCAAAGGGAATGTCGATATCATCATGCAGATAGGTCCCGGCTTATATGGTGTGCGTACCAGTGACGGAAAGATGTCATGGGAACAGTTAAAACAAAAAGCAGCGATCACACAAATCAAAGCATTTGAAATAAAGCTAGCACAAGGTGCCAAAACAAGAGGCGGTCATTTGGAAGCAGAGAAAGTAACAGAAGAAATTGCGCGTAATCGAGGGATTGAACCATTTAAGGCCAACGACAGTCCAAACCGTTTTCATCAGTTTGATAATGTCTACGGTTTATTAGATTTTGTGGAAGAGGTCAGATCGGTGTCCGAAAAACCGGTCGGAATTAAAATCGTCGTTGGACAGGAAGAGGAGATTCATCAGTTAGCAGAGGTGATGAAAACATCTGGAAAGATTCCCGATTTTATTTCAGTTGATGGCGGGGAAGGTGGAACCGGTGCTACTTTTCAAGAGCTGACAGATAGTGTCGGATTACCGATAAAATCAGCGATTCCGATCTTGCACCAGGCATTAATCAAAGCTGGTGTACGTGACCAGGTGAAGATTATTGCCTCAGGTAAATTATTTACACCTGACCGGATGGCCTTAGCGTTAGCACTTGGTGCCGACTTAGTGCAGGCGGCTCGTGCTTTTATGATTACAACTGGCTGTATCATGGCTCAAGTCTGCCATACCAATCATTGCCCTGTAGGTGTAGCGACTACTGATCCAAAATTGCAACGGGGCTTAGATATCGAGGAAAAATCATATCGTGTCACTAATTATGTACTATCGATTAGAGAAGGTCTATATAACATTGCATCAGCAGCGGGAGTGGAATCTCCATCCCAGTTAAATGAACGGCATATCGCATTTAAAGATCTTTATCATGTTGTCCACAAGAATCATTTAATGACACACAAATAA
- a CDS encoding ROK family transcriptional regulator codes for MLRGSFQWMKSLNKSIILNKIRTSGSISRAQIAKETQLTPPTVGTIVKELLEQGLIKESQLGASQGGRKPTMLVLNTTGFYIIGIDVGPEDIQFVISDLSGDIIDEQEHPLTTGIQKQAFLQMLVEVVTQLTQKHDSLQFIGIGVAMHGVVDADQGISIFAPNLNLRDVAIKQHLEAHFDMDVKVENDAKALALGEAWFENKTTHRSMIAVNVGRGIGAGIVIDGKLFSGEHGIAGEIGHMTIDLKGKRCTCGNDGCLQTVASGPAIGERAMELLAEGNPSLLEKHSKMITAEMVHQAAVDEDQLAKNILEEAGNYLGIALTNLIHVCNPSSIIIGGGVAQAGEFILAPIVETIQTRTISDQAQQTPVSLSNLGQYGSALGAVALILSELFEPNMN; via the coding sequence ATGCTGCGCGGAAGCTTTCAATGGATGAAATCATTAAATAAATCAATTATTCTTAATAAAATTCGTACCTCTGGCTCTATTTCACGTGCTCAAATTGCTAAGGAAACGCAATTAACACCACCAACAGTAGGAACGATTGTCAAAGAATTATTAGAGCAAGGTTTAATCAAAGAAAGCCAGCTTGGTGCTTCGCAAGGCGGCCGAAAGCCTACCATGCTGGTGTTGAATACAACCGGATTCTATATTATTGGCATTGATGTCGGACCGGAGGATATTCAATTTGTTATCTCTGATTTGTCAGGGGATATCATCGATGAGCAGGAGCATCCTTTAACCACAGGGATTCAAAAACAGGCCTTTTTGCAAATGCTGGTGGAGGTAGTCACGCAATTAACCCAAAAGCACGATTCCTTACAATTTATTGGTATAGGTGTTGCCATGCATGGGGTGGTCGACGCGGATCAGGGGATATCCATATTTGCGCCTAACCTCAACCTCCGTGATGTAGCAATCAAACAACACCTTGAAGCACATTTTGACATGGATGTGAAGGTAGAGAATGACGCCAAAGCATTAGCATTAGGAGAAGCGTGGTTTGAGAATAAAACGACGCACAGAAGCATGATTGCGGTCAATGTTGGTCGAGGGATTGGTGCTGGTATTGTCATCGATGGCAAATTATTTAGCGGTGAACATGGGATAGCTGGTGAAATTGGCCATATGACGATCGATTTAAAAGGTAAGCGATGCACATGTGGTAATGATGGCTGTTTGCAAACCGTTGCTTCCGGTCCTGCTATAGGAGAGCGAGCTATGGAACTGCTGGCAGAAGGTAATCCATCACTTCTAGAAAAACATTCTAAAATGATCACAGCGGAAATGGTTCACCAGGCGGCAGTCGATGAGGATCAGCTGGCAAAGAATATTTTAGAAGAAGCAGGGAATTATTTAGGAATTGCGCTCACAAACCTGATTCATGTCTGTAATCCGAGTTCGATTATTATCGGAGGTGGCGTGGCACAAGCGGGTGAATTTATTTTAGCCCCCATCGTCGAAACCATCCAGACAAGAACCATTTCCGACCAAGCACAACAAACACCAGTATCCCTTTCTAACCTGGGGCAATACGGCTCCGCCTTAGGTGCAGTTGCTTTGATTTTAAGTGAATTATTTGAACCGAATATGAATTGA
- a CDS encoding AraC family transcriptional regulator yields the protein MDEKKRFTFSVSENPLPLYIESIGYNPYELDFHRPEGYPYYHWLQTVDGEGTIELANQTFSLPKGKGILLTPYTPHSYYSNHDAKTHWKTYYITFTGAAIDAILNALDMNFSALYEETEDISFHQNMEKMIIKLENDQDPHHLSHEISADLYQFIMHLKKYGKMNDRLSVLQSFEKIKVIVEWLEQVYPQDIGLYEISEKAEVSSQHLNKMFHDTFGISPYSFLVQLRIREAKRIMITDRELSLKEIAKKVGFNGVSHFVSTFKKREGITPSTYRSLHQ from the coding sequence ATGGATGAGAAAAAACGATTTACTTTTTCTGTATCCGAGAATCCATTGCCCTTGTATATAGAAAGTATCGGGTATAATCCCTATGAATTAGATTTTCATCGACCTGAGGGATACCCATACTATCATTGGCTCCAAACAGTGGATGGAGAAGGGACTATTGAATTAGCAAATCAGACTTTTTCTCTGCCAAAGGGAAAAGGAATTCTATTGACACCTTACACACCACATAGTTACTATTCCAATCATGATGCAAAAACACATTGGAAAACGTATTATATAACATTTACTGGAGCGGCGATTGACGCGATCTTGAATGCGTTAGACATGAACTTTTCCGCTTTGTATGAAGAAACGGAAGATATTTCGTTTCATCAGAATATGGAAAAAATGATAATCAAACTCGAAAATGATCAGGATCCGCATCATTTGTCACATGAAATTTCCGCTGATTTATATCAATTTATCATGCATTTGAAGAAATACGGAAAAATGAATGACCGGTTATCCGTATTACAATCCTTTGAAAAAATTAAAGTGATTGTAGAATGGTTGGAGCAAGTCTATCCACAAGATATTGGCTTGTATGAAATATCAGAAAAAGCGGAAGTAAGCTCTCAGCATCTAAACAAAATGTTTCATGATACGTTTGGCATTAGTCCATACTCTTTCCTTGTTCAATTACGTATCCGAGAAGCGAAACGAATTATGATTACAGACAGGGAGTTATCGTTAAAGGAAATTGCTAAAAAAGTTGGATTTAATGGGGTCAGCCATTTTGTTTCAACCTTTAAAAAAAGAGAAGGGATAACGCCTAGCACGTATCGAAGCCTGCATCAATAA
- a CDS encoding sugar ABC transporter substrate-binding protein produces the protein MKLARSKTLWGLLVMVAFILLLAACAPEREGAEEATNENEGTTEEGQDTTETDKPEELVVWVNDEDIAEDVATQMFDKYTEETGINVRVERVALPDQVQELALAGPTGDGPDLFFQPQDSLGDIVAQGLALPIEYTEEEKAAFTDVAMDAFTYEGDIYGAPVAIETYFTYYNKSLIDTAPETIDDVLAMSKELTNASNDEYGFLVSPEFYYLYSFMNAYGGYVFGEENGVYDPTDIGLDNEGSIEGLQKYKDFIDEGLLPKTLTVDVLDGLFKEGKVGMVVSGPWNMPIYKEALGDDLATAPLPKMNGEVAPSFVGVKSWLVSYFSEHPEWATDLAKFMTNDENSQLYYDVTGELPPKPEILDAVDDPIYAGYTEQVPHGALMPNIPEMSPVWDMDVAIELINNGSDVESAVKDTVQSIKDNIDTMGTN, from the coding sequence ATGAAGTTGGCGAGAAGCAAAACTTTGTGGGGATTATTAGTAATGGTAGCATTTATTCTATTGCTTGCAGCATGTGCACCTGAACGTGAAGGGGCAGAAGAAGCAACTAACGAGAACGAAGGAACGACTGAAGAGGGACAAGATACAACAGAAACAGATAAGCCTGAAGAATTAGTAGTTTGGGTAAATGATGAGGATATTGCAGAAGATGTTGCAACTCAAATGTTTGATAAATATACAGAAGAAACAGGGATTAACGTTCGCGTTGAACGTGTAGCACTTCCGGATCAAGTGCAGGAATTAGCACTTGCTGGACCAACTGGTGATGGACCAGACTTATTCTTCCAACCGCAAGATAGCTTAGGAGATATCGTTGCACAAGGGCTTGCTCTTCCGATTGAATATACAGAAGAAGAGAAAGCAGCATTTACAGACGTTGCGATGGATGCCTTTACTTATGAAGGGGACATTTATGGCGCACCAGTCGCAATTGAAACATATTTTACTTACTATAATAAAAGCTTAATTGATACTGCTCCAGAAACAATCGATGATGTCCTGGCAATGTCGAAAGAATTAACAAATGCAAGTAATGATGAGTATGGATTTTTAGTATCACCAGAATTCTATTATCTATATTCTTTCATGAACGCATACGGCGGATATGTATTTGGTGAAGAAAATGGAGTCTATGATCCAACTGATATTGGTTTGGATAATGAAGGATCAATTGAAGGTTTACAAAAATATAAAGATTTTATCGATGAAGGTTTACTACCGAAAACATTAACAGTAGATGTTTTAGATGGTTTATTTAAAGAAGGTAAGGTAGGTATGGTTGTAAGTGGTCCATGGAATATGCCTATTTATAAAGAAGCGCTTGGAGATGACTTAGCAACAGCGCCACTTCCAAAAATGAATGGCGAAGTTGCTCCATCATTTGTTGGTGTTAAATCGTGGCTAGTATCTTACTTTAGTGAGCACCCAGAATGGGCAACAGATCTTGCTAAGTTTATGACGAATGACGAAAATTCTCAGCTTTACTATGATGTGACAGGTGAATTACCGCCAAAACCTGAAATTTTAGATGCAGTGGATGATCCAATTTATGCAGGATATACGGAGCAAGTACCACATGGTGCATTGATGCCAAATATCCCAGAAATGTCACCAGTATGGGATATGGACGTAGCGATTGAATTGATTAACAACGGATCTGATGTAGAAAGCGCAGTAAAAGATACTGTTCAGTCAATTAAGGATAACATCGATACGATGGGGACTAATTAA
- a CDS encoding carbohydrate ABC transporter permease translates to MASGININRQPSDFQRKLNPNVAMVLSILLAGLGQLYNRRYVKGISFIILEIAFILATFDFLWLGLWGIITLGTIPGVDHSIYLLVYGIVALLLLAIAGTFYVLNVIDARKQAIQINNGWVSPGIKQSLKNLYDKAFPYIMTLPGVILLIFTVVFPLLFAIALAFTNYDLYNSPPRNLVEWIGFGNFTDLVTVDLWKNTFTSVFVWTIIWTLVATSFQIVVGLILAVLVNDKRVQFKKTIRTILILPWAVPGFVSILIFAAMFNDEFGAINKDIIIPLIGGDGLPWLTDPFYTKIVLIMIQTWLGYPFVFALFSGVLQSISSEWYEAAEVDGATRWQKFRNITLPHVLFATAPLLIIQYTTNFNNFNIIYLFNEGGPAVQGQNAGGTDILISWVYKLTFETNNYSMAAAISLIIGLMVSIFAIFQFRRTSSFKEEGNI, encoded by the coding sequence ATGGCAAGTGGGATAAATATAAACAGACAGCCTTCTGATTTTCAAAGAAAATTAAACCCGAATGTTGCTATGGTTCTTTCCATATTACTTGCAGGACTTGGACAATTGTATAACAGACGCTATGTGAAGGGAATTTCTTTTATCATATTGGAAATTGCCTTTATTTTAGCGACTTTCGACTTTCTCTGGTTAGGACTATGGGGAATTATCACGCTGGGAACAATACCTGGTGTAGACCATTCCATTTATTTATTGGTTTATGGTATTGTTGCTTTGCTCCTACTGGCAATAGCAGGGACGTTCTATGTTTTGAACGTAATTGATGCGCGAAAACAAGCGATCCAAATTAACAATGGCTGGGTTTCACCTGGAATCAAACAATCATTAAAAAATTTGTATGATAAAGCATTTCCTTACATTATGACGCTTCCGGGAGTTATCTTGTTAATTTTTACAGTGGTCTTTCCACTATTATTTGCGATTGCGTTAGCATTTACAAATTATGACTTATATAACTCACCACCACGAAATCTAGTAGAGTGGATTGGATTTGGTAATTTCACAGATTTAGTGACGGTTGATCTCTGGAAGAATACCTTTACCAGCGTATTTGTATGGACGATTATCTGGACATTAGTGGCGACATCGTTCCAAATAGTAGTCGGACTGATTCTGGCAGTGCTTGTAAATGATAAGCGTGTCCAATTCAAAAAAACGATCCGTACGATTCTGATTTTACCTTGGGCCGTTCCAGGTTTTGTGTCTATTTTAATCTTTGCGGCTATGTTCAACGATGAGTTTGGTGCTATTAATAAAGATATTATAATTCCATTGATAGGTGGAGATGGTTTACCTTGGTTAACTGATCCATTTTATACGAAAATCGTCTTAATCATGATTCAGACATGGTTAGGTTATCCATTTGTATTCGCGCTATTTTCAGGGGTACTGCAGAGTATATCTTCTGAATGGTATGAGGCTGCTGAAGTGGACGGTGCGACCCGTTGGCAAAAATTCAGAAATATTACCCTGCCACACGTTTTGTTTGCAACAGCACCATTATTAATCATTCAATACACAACAAACTTTAATAACTTTAATATTATTTATCTATTTAATGAAGGTGGACCAGCCGTACAAGGTCAAAATGCCGGAGGAACGGATATCTTAATCTCTTGGGTTTATAAACTGACATTTGAAACGAATAACTACAGTATGGCGGCTGCTATTTCGTTAATTATTGGTTTAATGGTTTCTATTTTTGCTATTTTCCAATTTAGACGTACTAGTTCATTTAAAGAGGAGGGGAATATATAA